The Triticum aestivum cultivar Chinese Spring chromosome 7B, IWGSC CS RefSeq v2.1, whole genome shotgun sequence genome window below encodes:
- the LOC123162249 gene encoding uncharacterized protein codes for MSFTQQHSSYQNNYTHGWPENQNMSYRSNNPEISSFASSNHMQGFGYNEESHNYASKQFHSAPTHIPQHQEMCPMELNGPPFGQPTTPAPVVQSHVQVPTKDEFDDIDKLSLLSLEFTWSAEDDPIRKVILEGMKKIKSGKELVEEVRKIEKNINAGSTISSLLELSVAGISLEVCEVSTLSHSAEQDSESPEEEIPQIEEDELEDKEQDGQELQFPSDQVEDSSSITPEEVQEAAVDEDEEHEIHLPIFIPEHDVSGLLNPLDDMMPCDFFATTLHYMIPSLKIDLKTHLLGYDDIYPVSGIALICDDHNYFPHASLELNDKCHPRVSIDHADFCHPKHVLYSYAYIIGYSIDDLEGIDRITCSCLCESYFRLLLLHCLLHADQVRGDIPWDPGGVRAWR; via the coding sequence ATGAGCTTCACTCAACAGCATagctcataccaaaacaattacACACATGGGTGGCCTGAAAACCAGAATATGTCATATAGGAGCAATAACCCTGAGATCTCATCGTTTGCTTCTAGTAATCATATGCAGGGATTTGGGTACAATGAGGAGAGCCACAACTATGCATCAAAACAATTCCATTCAGCTCCTACTCATATACCACAGCACCAGGAGATGTGTCCAATGGAGTTAAATGGTCCTCCATTTGGTCAACCAACAACTCCAGCACCTGTTGTGCAATCTCATGTGCAAGTGCCCACAAAAGATGAGTTCGATGACATAGACAAGCTCTCACTTTTGAGTCTCGAGTTCACTTGGAGTGCCGAGGATGATCCTATCAGGAAGGTTATACTAGAGGGAATGAAGAAGATTAAGAGTGGAAAGGAGCTAGTGGAAGAAGTAAGGAAGATTGAGAAGAACATCAACGCTGGCAGTactatctcttccctccttgaGTTGAGTGTTGCTGGGATATCCCTTGAGGTGTGTGAGGTTTCAACACTGTCACATTCAGCTGAGCAAGATAGCGAGAGTCCAGAGGAAGAGATACCTCAGATTGAAGAAGATGAACTAGAAGACAAGGAACAAGATGGTCAAGAGCTGCAATTCCCAAGTGATCAAGTTGAAGATTCATCATCTATTACTCCTGAAGAAGTACAAGAAGCTGctgtagatgaagatgaagaacatgAGATTCATTTGCCTATTTTCATACCAGAGCATGATGTGTCAGGTTTACTCAATCCTCTTGATGACATGATGCCTTGTGATTTCTTTGCTACCACCTTGCATTACATGATACCATCACTTAAGATTGATTTGAAAACTCATTTGCTTGGATATGATGATATATACCCTGTTAGTGGCATTGCTCTCATTTGTGATGATCACAATTACTTTCCTCATGCTAGTCTTGAGCTTAATGATAAATGTCATCCTCGTGTGAGTATTGACCATGCTGATTTCTGCCATCCTAAACATGTGCTTTATAGTTATGCTTATATAATTGGATATTCCATTGATGACTTGGAGGGCATCGACCGTATCACTTGTAGTTGTTTGTGTGAGTCCTATTTCAGGCTTTTGCTACTGCACTGTTTATTACATGCTGACCAGGTTCGAGGTGACATTCCTTGGGATCCTGGTGGAGTCAGAGCATGGCGATGA